The Rhodococcus sp. X156 genome window below encodes:
- a CDS encoding DUF6226 family protein has product MTPLGSAALSNRSRCGSPLDNDRLRPAKLIGDLTPESRRRGKDDEVTSYVRPSIDTPVFRDADGQIIDYGNRWHGSPPEQTYSIDSHPERFAPLHVVADALIAHLRDAYDVEVTEGEVTAAELLRPAPEAARAVRIRPNDPACAAATIVFTAYPGIIMNAGLLHDFHYPACGCDACDASWEGEADQLERQVLAVVTGHYREGIERGLRPWVEYAFTYPDGTSSGRSRAQDLPTERVKAAKPVLRHLANGWAAWPHAASGP; this is encoded by the coding sequence GTGACCCCGCTTGGCTCCGCCGCGCTCAGCAACCGCTCGCGCTGTGGATCACCTCTGGACAATGACCGGCTTCGCCCAGCCAAACTGATCGGCGATCTCACCCCGGAGTCGCGCCGGCGAGGAAAGGATGACGAGGTGACCTCCTATGTGCGCCCGTCGATCGACACACCGGTGTTCCGCGACGCCGACGGTCAGATCATCGACTACGGGAACCGGTGGCACGGGTCGCCACCGGAGCAGACCTACTCGATTGACTCGCATCCGGAGCGGTTCGCACCGCTGCACGTAGTCGCTGACGCCCTCATCGCACATCTGCGTGACGCCTACGACGTTGAAGTCACTGAGGGCGAGGTGACGGCGGCGGAGCTGCTTCGCCCGGCCCCTGAAGCTGCACGTGCAGTACGGATTCGACCGAATGACCCGGCGTGCGCCGCGGCGACGATCGTGTTCACCGCGTACCCCGGCATCATCATGAATGCCGGCTTGCTGCACGACTTCCACTACCCGGCTTGTGGCTGCGACGCCTGCGACGCGAGCTGGGAGGGGGAAGCCGACCAGCTCGAGCGGCAAGTGCTCGCGGTCGTCACCGGGCACTACCGGGAGGGCATCGAACGAGGACTTCGCCCCTGGGTCGAGTACGCGTTCACCTACCCCGACGGCACGAGCTCGGGGAGATCTCGCGCGCAAGATCTCCCCACGGAGCGCGTCAAAGCGGCGAAGCCAGTCCTTCGCCACCTCGCGAACGGGTGGGCAGCCTGGCCCCACGCAGCTTCAGGTCCTTGA
- a CDS encoding aldo/keto reductase family oxidoreductase, with amino-acid sequence MSALSTSLPGSTWDLGDLTVSRFGYGAMQLAGPWVMGPPADRVGAIAVLREAVDLGITHIDTSDAYGPRTTNHLIREALHPYPESLHLVTKVGAQRDEQGGWPTARQPDQLRRQVEENLESLGIEALDLVNLRLGDATGPQPGSIADAFQALVELQRQGVIRHLGVSNATAEQVREAQGIAPIVCVQNRYNLAHREDDELIDRLAAEGIAYVPFFPLGGFSPLQSSALSAVATRLDATSMSVALAWLLHRSPSILLIPGTSSVAHLRENVAGAGLVLSDVDLAELDEIAGE; translated from the coding sequence ATGAGCGCACTCTCCACGTCACTGCCCGGCAGCACCTGGGACCTGGGCGACCTGACCGTCTCCCGCTTCGGCTACGGCGCGATGCAGCTGGCGGGCCCCTGGGTCATGGGGCCGCCCGCCGACCGGGTCGGCGCGATCGCGGTCCTGCGCGAGGCCGTCGACCTCGGAATCACCCACATCGACACCAGCGACGCCTACGGACCGCGCACCACCAACCACCTGATCCGCGAAGCACTGCACCCCTATCCGGAGTCGCTGCACCTCGTGACCAAGGTCGGCGCGCAGCGCGACGAGCAGGGCGGATGGCCGACGGCGCGGCAGCCAGACCAGCTGCGTCGTCAGGTCGAGGAGAACCTGGAGTCGCTCGGAATCGAGGCACTGGACCTGGTGAACCTCCGGCTCGGCGACGCCACGGGACCTCAGCCGGGCTCGATCGCCGACGCGTTCCAGGCGCTCGTCGAGCTCCAGCGGCAGGGCGTCATCCGCCACCTCGGGGTGAGCAACGCGACCGCCGAGCAGGTGCGTGAGGCTCAGGGCATCGCGCCGATCGTGTGCGTGCAGAACCGGTACAACCTCGCGCACCGCGAGGACGACGAGCTGATCGACCGGCTCGCCGCCGAGGGCATCGCCTACGTGCCGTTCTTCCCGCTCGGCGGGTTCAGCCCGCTCCAGTCGTCCGCGCTCTCCGCGGTCGCCACCCGGCTGGACGCCACTTCGATGTCGGTGGCCCTGGCGTGGCTGCTGCACAGGTCGCCGAGCATCTTGCTGATCCCGGGCACCTCGTCGGTCGCGCACCTGCGCGAGAACGTCGCCGGCGCCGGACTGGTGCTGTCCGACGTGGACCTCGCTGAGCTGGACGAGATCGCCGGCGAGTGA
- a CDS encoding helix-turn-helix domain-containing protein, producing MSTSTAAEQRAQAKLEYDSFLASCPSRKLLDRISDKWVALILCALGGGGDADRLGEPRAMRFSELSRQLAGVSQKMLTQTLRSLERDGLVTRTVTPTVPVTVTYELTELGLSLHHLIRGLKGWAETHMDDVLAHRAAHDARTAGRPNTL from the coding sequence ATGAGCACGAGCACGGCGGCCGAGCAGAGAGCCCAGGCGAAGCTCGAGTACGACTCGTTCCTGGCCTCCTGCCCGAGCCGGAAGCTGCTCGACCGGATCTCCGACAAGTGGGTCGCCCTGATCCTCTGCGCGCTCGGCGGCGGGGGCGACGCCGACCGGCTGGGTGAACCGCGGGCGATGCGCTTCTCGGAGCTGTCCCGGCAGCTCGCCGGCGTCAGCCAGAAGATGCTCACCCAGACGCTGCGCTCGCTGGAGCGAGACGGCCTCGTCACCCGCACCGTGACTCCCACCGTTCCGGTCACGGTCACCTACGAGCTCACCGAGCTCGGCCTGTCGCTGCACCACCTCATCCGCGGACTCAAGGGCTGGGCGGAGACACACATGGACGACGTCCTCGCCCACCGGGCGGCACACGACGCCCGCACCGCCGGGCGACCGAACACCCTCTAG
- a CDS encoding FAD-dependent oxidoreductase: MTTSTTSSVHPRPAADVASWDHEADVVVAGYGVAGASAAIEAARAGADVLVLERTSGWGGAAALAGGFIYLGGGTALQRACGFEDSPATMQAFLTAALGPGVDGAKIEAYCQGSVEHYDWLVDCGVVFKPEFFGEPGWESVGDEGLMYSGGENAAPFTAVATPAPRGHVPQMANKRAGEKSGGYMLMKPLAETVAALGVRAEHDVRVQTLVTDPDGRVVGVIAKQYGQEIAVRARRGVVLATGSFAYNDQMVQSFAPLMAGRPGSAIEEHDGISIRMGQAVGADLAHMDAAEVAIHCDPQLMVRGILVNGRGQRFVPEDTYPGRIGQLALFQQDNQVFLVVDEAGYAAAAASPTATRHLRRKPTWVCETVAELEAEMGLVAGALESTVELYNRYAVTGEDPLLGKKAEWVKPLTGPFAAIDLRGATSGFTLGGLRTTVDSEVLHVSGEPIPGLFAAGRCTAGISAGGYASGASLGDGSFFGRRAGRSAAGTRTAAGTSTAAHPRAEAEPSLG, translated from the coding sequence ATGACCACCTCCACCACCAGCTCCGTGCACCCGCGCCCTGCTGCGGACGTCGCCAGCTGGGACCACGAGGCCGACGTCGTGGTCGCGGGGTACGGCGTGGCCGGCGCCTCGGCCGCCATCGAGGCCGCTCGGGCCGGGGCCGACGTGCTGGTGCTCGAGCGCACCAGCGGGTGGGGCGGCGCCGCGGCGCTGGCGGGCGGGTTCATCTACCTGGGCGGCGGCACCGCGCTGCAGCGTGCCTGCGGCTTCGAGGACTCCCCGGCCACCATGCAGGCCTTCCTCACCGCGGCGCTCGGACCCGGGGTGGACGGTGCCAAGATCGAGGCCTACTGCCAGGGGTCGGTGGAGCACTACGACTGGCTGGTGGACTGCGGCGTGGTGTTCAAGCCGGAGTTCTTCGGCGAGCCGGGCTGGGAGTCCGTCGGCGACGAGGGGCTGATGTACTCCGGTGGGGAGAACGCCGCCCCGTTCACCGCCGTCGCCACCCCGGCACCGCGCGGGCACGTCCCGCAGATGGCCAACAAGCGCGCCGGGGAGAAGAGCGGCGGCTACATGCTGATGAAGCCGTTGGCGGAGACCGTGGCCGCGCTGGGGGTGCGGGCCGAGCACGACGTGCGGGTGCAGACCTTGGTCACCGATCCCGACGGGCGGGTGGTCGGGGTGATCGCCAAGCAGTACGGCCAGGAGATCGCCGTGCGGGCCCGCCGCGGCGTGGTGCTGGCCACCGGGAGCTTCGCCTACAACGACCAGATGGTGCAGAGCTTCGCGCCGCTGATGGCCGGTCGCCCCGGCTCCGCCATCGAGGAGCACGACGGGATCTCCATCCGGATGGGACAGGCCGTGGGGGCCGACCTCGCCCACATGGACGCCGCCGAGGTCGCCATCCACTGCGACCCGCAGCTGATGGTGCGCGGCATCCTGGTCAACGGCCGCGGGCAGCGCTTCGTCCCAGAGGACACCTACCCCGGCCGCATCGGTCAGCTGGCCCTGTTCCAGCAGGACAACCAGGTGTTCCTGGTGGTCGACGAGGCCGGCTACGCCGCAGCCGCCGCCTCCCCGACCGCAACTCGGCACCTGCGGCGCAAGCCCACCTGGGTCTGCGAGACCGTCGCCGAGCTGGAGGCGGAGATGGGCCTGGTGGCCGGAGCGCTGGAGTCCACCGTGGAGCTGTACAACCGGTACGCGGTCACCGGCGAGGACCCGTTGCTGGGCAAGAAGGCGGAGTGGGTGAAGCCCCTCACCGGGCCCTTCGCCGCGATCGACCTGCGCGGCGCGACCAGTGGGTTCACCCTGGGCGGGCTGCGCACCACGGTGGACTCCGAGGTGCTGCACGTCTCGGGCGAGCCGATCCCCGGGCTGTTCGCGGCCGGGCGCTGCACCGCCGGCATCTCGGCCGGGGGTTACGCCTCGGGCGCCTCGCTCGGCGACGGCAGCTTCTTCGGTCGGCGGGCCGGGCGCAGCGCAGCGGGCACGAGGACGGCCGCGGGCACGAGCACGGCAGCGCACCCGCGTGCCGAGGCGGAGCCCAGCCTCGGCTAG
- a CDS encoding pyridoxal phosphate-dependent aminotransferase codes for MDVWAAAAIRQRTHGDVVNLAAGQPSTPAPAAVLRAARKALDEQLLGYTVTLGIDELRLAIAGHHSRRYDIEVSAEDVVVTTGSSGGFPLIFLAAFDAGDTVVMSRPGYPAYRNSLQALGCTVVELDCGPDTRFQPTVAMLEALETPPAGLVVASPANPTGTILAADELAALARWCEEHGTLLISDEIYHGISYGPETASAWQTSREAVVMGSASKYFCMTGWRLGWMLVPARLRRAVDRLAGNLTICPPALSQHAAVAAFTEESYAELDSHVLRYRTNRDLLLEGLPQVGLGDLAPADGAFYAYADIGHLTDDSTAWCAELLAETGVALAPGVDFDTVHGGSTVRLSFAGATSDITEALTRLRGARALQR; via the coding sequence ATGGACGTGTGGGCGGCTGCCGCCATCCGCCAGCGCACCCACGGTGACGTGGTCAACCTCGCCGCCGGCCAGCCCTCCACCCCCGCGCCCGCCGCGGTGCTGCGCGCCGCCCGCAAGGCGCTGGACGAGCAGCTGCTGGGCTACACCGTCACCCTGGGCATCGACGAGCTGCGCCTGGCCATCGCCGGTCACCACAGCCGGCGCTACGACATCGAGGTGAGCGCGGAGGACGTCGTGGTCACCACCGGATCCTCCGGTGGGTTCCCGCTGATCTTCCTCGCCGCCTTCGACGCCGGCGACACCGTGGTGATGTCGCGGCCGGGCTACCCGGCCTACCGCAACTCCCTGCAGGCGCTCGGCTGCACCGTGGTCGAGCTCGACTGCGGCCCCGACACCCGCTTCCAGCCCACGGTGGCGATGTTGGAGGCGCTGGAGACCCCGCCGGCCGGGCTGGTGGTGGCCAGCCCCGCCAACCCCACCGGCACCATCCTGGCCGCCGACGAGCTGGCCGCCCTGGCCCGCTGGTGCGAGGAGCACGGCACGCTGCTGATCTCCGACGAGATCTACCACGGCATCAGCTACGGGCCGGAGACCGCCAGCGCCTGGCAGACCTCCCGCGAGGCGGTGGTGATGGGCTCGGCGTCGAAGTACTTCTGCATGACCGGCTGGCGGCTGGGCTGGATGCTGGTGCCGGCCCGGCTGCGCCGCGCGGTCGACCGCCTCGCCGGCAACCTCACCATCTGCCCGCCCGCCCTGTCCCAGCACGCGGCCGTCGCGGCCTTCACCGAGGAGTCCTACGCCGAGCTGGACTCCCACGTGCTGCGCTACCGCACCAACCGCGACCTGCTGCTGGAGGGCCTGCCCCAGGTGGGGCTGGGCGACCTGGCCCCGGCCGACGGCGCGTTCTACGCCTACGCCGACATCGGCCACCTCACCGACGACTCCACCGCCTGGTGCGCCGAGCTGCTGGCCGAGACCGGGGTGGCGCTGGCCCCCGGCGTCGACTTCGACACCGTGCACGGCGGCAGCACCGTGCGGCTGTCCTTCGCCGGGGCCACGTCGGACATCACCGAGGCCCTCACCCGGCTGCGCGGGGCCCGCGCGCTGCAGCGCTGA
- a CDS encoding EthD domain-containing protein has product MFKAVALLTRKPGTSRAEFMAYYGSTHARLIRELHPQIRAYRRNFLQHESVLGSPTAPVPDFDVVTEIYFDDRAGFDQMIADSAGTEVGRAIAADEDRFADRSRTRMYVVDVQEDTDGHGDTDGRGGTDVPADTDA; this is encoded by the coding sequence GTGTTCAAGGCTGTCGCCCTGCTGACCCGCAAGCCCGGCACCTCCCGCGCGGAGTTCATGGCCTACTACGGCAGCACCCATGCGCGGCTGATCCGTGAGCTGCACCCGCAGATCCGGGCCTACCGCCGCAACTTCCTCCAGCACGAGAGCGTGCTGGGCTCGCCGACCGCGCCGGTGCCCGACTTCGACGTGGTCACCGAGATCTACTTCGACGACCGCGCCGGCTTCGACCAGATGATCGCCGACTCCGCCGGCACCGAGGTGGGTCGAGCCATCGCCGCGGACGAGGACCGGTTCGCCGACCGCTCGCGCACCCGGATGTACGTGGTCGACGTCCAGGAGGACACCGATGGCCACGGAGACACCGATGGCCGCGGAGGCACCGATGTTCCAGCAGACACCGACGCCTGA
- the purD gene encoding phosphoribosylamine--glycine ligase, producing the protein MRVLVIGSGAREHALLLALRRDPGVTELFCAPGNAGTARVAEQHPVDVADPEAVTAMARRLAADLVVIGPEVPLVLGVADAVRAAGIACFGPSRQAARIEGSKAFAKDVMAAAGVRTAHSEIVDSPANLDAALDRFGPHWVVKDDGLAAGKGVVVTEDRDAARRHAASLLEDGHPVLLESYLDGPEVSLFCLVDGETVVPLLPAQDAKRVGDGDTGPNTGGMGAYAPLPWAPEGMVEDLVENTVKPVAAELVRRGCGFSGLLYAGFALGAAGPAVVEFNCRFGDPETQSVLALLRTPLGELLHATATGSLAEHTDLEWAPGAAVTVVLAAENYPGKPRTGDVISGADDEGVLHAGTVARPEGTVVSAGGRVLSVVGTGADLAAAREDAYRRMAQVHLPGGHYRSDIAARAVAGEITVPGPR; encoded by the coding sequence GTGCGCGTACTCGTGATCGGCTCCGGTGCCCGTGAACACGCTCTGCTGCTGGCCCTGCGCCGTGATCCCGGGGTGACCGAGCTCTTCTGCGCCCCGGGCAACGCGGGCACGGCCCGCGTGGCCGAGCAGCACCCGGTGGACGTGGCCGATCCCGAGGCGGTCACCGCCATGGCTCGTCGCCTGGCTGCCGACCTCGTGGTCATCGGTCCCGAGGTGCCGCTGGTGCTGGGGGTGGCCGACGCCGTGCGCGCCGCGGGCATCGCCTGCTTCGGACCCTCCCGCCAGGCCGCGCGCATCGAGGGCTCCAAGGCGTTCGCCAAGGACGTCATGGCCGCGGCCGGGGTGCGCACCGCGCACAGCGAGATCGTGGACAGCCCGGCCAACCTCGATGCCGCGCTGGACCGCTTCGGCCCGCACTGGGTGGTCAAGGACGACGGGCTGGCGGCGGGCAAGGGCGTGGTGGTCACCGAGGATCGCGACGCCGCCCGCCGGCACGCCGCATCGCTGCTGGAGGACGGCCACCCGGTGCTGCTGGAGAGCTACCTGGACGGCCCCGAGGTCTCGCTGTTCTGCCTGGTCGACGGCGAGACGGTGGTGCCGCTGCTGCCCGCCCAGGACGCCAAGCGGGTGGGCGACGGCGACACCGGCCCCAACACCGGCGGCATGGGTGCCTACGCGCCGCTGCCCTGGGCGCCCGAGGGCATGGTCGAGGACCTGGTGGAGAACACCGTCAAGCCGGTCGCGGCGGAGCTGGTGCGCCGGGGCTGTGGGTTCTCCGGGCTGCTCTACGCCGGCTTCGCGCTGGGTGCGGCCGGGCCGGCGGTGGTGGAGTTCAACTGCCGCTTCGGTGACCCGGAGACCCAGTCGGTGCTGGCCCTGCTGCGCACGCCGCTGGGCGAGCTGCTGCACGCCACCGCCACCGGCAGCCTGGCCGAGCACACCGACCTGGAGTGGGCCCCCGGCGCCGCGGTCACCGTGGTGCTGGCGGCGGAGAACTACCCCGGCAAGCCACGCACGGGTGACGTCATCAGCGGCGCCGACGACGAGGGCGTGCTGCACGCCGGCACCGTGGCCCGCCCGGAGGGCACCGTGGTCTCCGCCGGCGGGCGGGTGCTCAGCGTGGTGGGCACCGGCGCCGACCTGGCCGCCGCGCGTGAGGACGCCTACCGGCGGATGGCGCAGGTGCACCTGCCCGGCGGGCACTACCGCAGCGACATCGCCGCCCGCGCCGTCGCCGGGGAGATCACCGTTCCCGGCCCGCGCTGA
- a CDS encoding class I SAM-dependent methyltransferase, with translation MSKPTRWVTAHDAGHSQWYIDRFRTLAAEGADLVGEARTLDAMLPRGARVLDAGCGPGRVGAELAARGHQVVGVDADPQLIEAAEADHPGPRWLVADLSELDLAELGEPEPFDALVCAGNVMPYLRPGTAPEVLVRMAAHLRSDGVAVIGFGAGRGYTVAELDTHAVAAGFVVEQRFATWDLRPWHADADFSVTVLRKP, from the coding sequence ATGAGCAAGCCGACGCGGTGGGTGACGGCGCACGACGCCGGGCACTCCCAGTGGTACATCGACCGGTTCCGCACGCTCGCCGCCGAGGGGGCCGACCTGGTCGGCGAGGCGCGCACGCTGGACGCGATGCTGCCCCGCGGTGCCCGGGTGCTCGACGCCGGCTGCGGCCCCGGGCGGGTGGGCGCCGAGCTCGCCGCCCGCGGGCACCAGGTGGTGGGCGTGGACGCCGACCCGCAGCTGATCGAGGCCGCGGAGGCCGACCACCCCGGGCCACGCTGGCTGGTGGCCGACCTGTCCGAGCTGGACCTGGCCGAGCTGGGGGAGCCCGAGCCCTTCGACGCCCTGGTCTGCGCCGGCAACGTGATGCCCTACCTGCGCCCGGGCACCGCGCCGGAGGTGCTGGTGCGGATGGCGGCGCACCTGCGCTCCGACGGCGTCGCGGTGATCGGCTTCGGTGCTGGCCGCGGCTACACCGTGGCGGAGCTGGACACCCACGCCGTCGCCGCCGGCTTCGTGGTGGAGCAGCGGTTCGCCACCTGGGACCTGCGGCCCTGGCACGCCGACGCCGACTTCTCCGTGACGGTGCTGCGCAAGCCCTGA
- a CDS encoding ectoine synthase has protein sequence MIVRTIDEITGTDRDVTAPNGQWASKRIVLGGDGVGFSFHETVIEPGTVNDFHYANHIEAVWLVEGEGTLTDRETGEVYPLAPGTMYLLNGHERHTVEPTTRMRMFCVFNPPVTGKEVHDENGVYPLVAAD, from the coding sequence ATGATTGTCCGCACCATCGACGAGATCACCGGCACCGACCGCGACGTCACGGCGCCGAACGGCCAGTGGGCGAGCAAGCGCATCGTGCTCGGCGGTGACGGCGTGGGGTTCTCCTTCCACGAGACCGTCATCGAGCCGGGCACGGTGAACGACTTCCACTACGCCAACCACATCGAGGCGGTGTGGCTCGTCGAGGGCGAGGGCACGCTGACCGACCGCGAGACGGGCGAGGTCTACCCGCTGGCTCCGGGAACCATGTACCTGCTCAACGGGCACGAGCGCCACACCGTGGAGCCGACCACGCGGATGCGCATGTTCTGCGTGTTCAACCCGCCGGTCACCGGCAAGGAGGTGCACGACGAGAACGGCGTGTACCCCCTCGTCGCGGCTGACTAG
- the ectB gene encoding diaminobutyrate--2-oxoglutarate transaminase, with translation MTSIFETLESDVRSYSRGWPAVFDTAQGSWMRSEDGTEYLDFFAGAGALNYGHNHPVLKQALLEYLGRDGVTHGLDMSTVAKRNFLQTFSDRVLSPRGLDYKVQFPGPTGTNTVESALKLARKVTGREAIINFTNAFHGMTLGALSVTGNSMKRGGAGIPLVHSTPMPYDHYLSESDGENSDFDWMERVLDDSGSGFNRPAAVIVETVQGEGGVNVARASWLRSLAELCAKRDILLIVDDVQMGCGRTGPFFSFEEAGITPDIVCLSKSISGYGMPMALTLFKPELDVWEPGEHNGTFRGNNPAFVTATVALEQFWSDDTLQRETLVKGKQVHDAFAALAAEHPGVSTRGRGLAQGLVFADADLAGKVCSLAFDNGLLAETAGPSDEVVKLLPALTITADELDHGLKILAEATATVSS, from the coding sequence GTGACTTCAATCTTCGAGACGCTCGAATCAGATGTGCGCAGCTACAGCCGTGGGTGGCCCGCCGTGTTCGACACCGCCCAGGGATCCTGGATGCGGAGCGAGGACGGCACGGAGTACCTCGACTTCTTCGCCGGGGCCGGCGCGCTGAACTACGGCCACAACCACCCGGTCCTCAAGCAGGCCCTGCTGGAGTACCTCGGCCGCGACGGCGTCACCCACGGGCTGGACATGTCCACCGTGGCCAAGCGCAACTTCCTGCAGACCTTCTCCGACCGGGTGCTGAGCCCGCGGGGGCTGGACTACAAGGTGCAGTTCCCCGGCCCGACGGGCACCAACACCGTGGAGTCCGCGCTCAAGCTGGCGCGCAAGGTGACCGGCCGCGAGGCCATCATCAACTTCACCAACGCCTTCCACGGCATGACGCTGGGCGCGCTGTCGGTCACCGGCAACTCGATGAAGCGCGGCGGTGCCGGCATCCCGCTGGTGCACTCCACCCCGATGCCCTACGACCACTACCTGTCCGAGAGCGACGGGGAGAACTCCGACTTCGACTGGATGGAGCGGGTGCTCGACGACTCCGGCAGCGGCTTCAACCGCCCCGCCGCAGTCATCGTGGAGACCGTGCAGGGTGAGGGCGGCGTGAACGTGGCCCGCGCGTCGTGGCTGCGCTCGCTGGCGGAGCTGTGCGCCAAGCGCGACATCCTGCTCATCGTCGACGACGTGCAGATGGGTTGCGGGCGCACCGGTCCGTTCTTCTCCTTCGAGGAGGCGGGCATCACCCCCGACATCGTCTGCCTGTCCAAGTCCATCAGCGGCTATGGGATGCCGATGGCGCTGACCCTGTTCAAGCCCGAGCTGGACGTCTGGGAGCCCGGCGAGCACAACGGCACCTTCCGTGGCAACAACCCCGCCTTCGTCACGGCCACCGTGGCGCTGGAGCAGTTCTGGTCCGACGACACCCTGCAGCGGGAGACGCTGGTCAAGGGCAAGCAGGTGCACGACGCGTTCGCCGCGCTGGCCGCCGAGCACCCGGGCGTGAGCACCCGTGGTCGTGGTCTGGCCCAGGGCCTGGTCTTCGCCGACGCCGACCTGGCCGGCAAGGTCTGCTCGCTGGCCTTCGACAACGGCCTGCTGGCCGAGACGGCGGGGCCGTCCGACGAGGTGGTCAAGCTGCTGCCCGCGCTGACCATCACCGCCGACGAGCTCGACCACGGCCTGAAGATCCTGGCCGAGGCCACCGCCACCGTCAGCTCCTGA
- the ectA gene encoding diaminobutyrate acetyltransferase: MWEIARDSQVLDVNSSYAYVLWGRDFSGTSIVALDHDRVVGFVTGYRRPDRQDTLFVWQVAVDADQRGKGVAGRMLDGVLDRLATAGVVRLETTISPDNEASQALFTALARRRGVPISTEELFRPEHFPDSHEAEDLYTVGHRHGG, encoded by the coding sequence ATGTGGGAGATCGCCCGCGACTCGCAGGTGCTGGACGTGAACTCCTCCTACGCCTACGTGCTGTGGGGTCGCGACTTCTCCGGCACCTCAATCGTCGCGCTGGACCACGATCGGGTCGTCGGCTTCGTCACCGGCTACCGACGCCCGGACCGCCAGGACACGCTGTTCGTCTGGCAGGTGGCGGTGGACGCCGACCAGCGCGGCAAGGGAGTGGCCGGCCGCATGCTCGACGGCGTGCTCGACCGGCTGGCCACCGCGGGAGTCGTCCGCCTGGAGACCACGATCAGCCCCGACAACGAGGCGTCGCAGGCCCTGTTCACCGCTCTGGCACGCCGGCGCGGCGTGCCCATCAGCACCGAGGAACTGTTTCGACCGGAGCACTTTCCGGACAGCCACGAGGCCGAGGATCTCTACACCGTCGGCCACCGACACGGAGGATGA
- a CDS encoding adenylosuccinate synthase, protein MPAVVLIGAQWGDEGKGKATDLLGERVQWVVRYQGGNNAGHTVVLPTGENFALHLIPSGILTPDVTNVIGNGVVVDPGVLLAELAGLEERGVDTSRLLLSADAHLLMPYHVAIDKVTERFLGNAKIGTTGRGIGPAYQDKIARVGVRVADVLDEKILRQKVEAALEFKNQVLSKIYNRRALDPDQVVAEVLEQAEGFKHRIADTRLQLNEALERGETVLLEGSQGTLLDVDHGTYPYVTSSNPTAGGASVGSGIGPTRITTVLGILKAYTTRVGSGPFPTELHDEMGEFLSKKGGEVGVTTGRARRCGWFDAVIGRYATRVNGITDYFLTKLDVLSGLETVPICVAYEVDGVRVEDMPMTQSDVHHAVPVYEEMPGWFEDISGARTFEELPANAQAYVLRIEELCGARVSCIGVGPGRDETIVRHDVLAG, encoded by the coding sequence ATGCCGGCAGTCGTCCTCATCGGCGCCCAGTGGGGCGACGAGGGCAAGGGCAAGGCCACCGATCTACTGGGCGAGCGGGTCCAGTGGGTGGTCCGCTACCAGGGTGGCAACAACGCGGGACACACGGTGGTCCTGCCCACCGGGGAGAACTTCGCCCTGCACCTCATCCCCTCCGGGATCCTCACCCCTGACGTCACCAACGTCATCGGCAACGGCGTGGTGGTGGACCCCGGCGTGCTGCTGGCCGAGCTGGCCGGGCTGGAGGAGCGCGGGGTGGACACCTCCCGGCTGCTGCTCTCCGCCGACGCGCACCTGCTGATGCCCTACCACGTGGCCATCGACAAGGTCACCGAGCGCTTCCTGGGCAACGCCAAGATCGGCACCACCGGCCGCGGCATCGGACCGGCCTACCAGGACAAGATCGCCCGCGTGGGTGTGCGCGTGGCCGACGTGCTGGACGAGAAGATCCTGCGCCAGAAGGTCGAGGCGGCCCTGGAGTTCAAGAACCAGGTGCTGTCCAAGATCTACAACCGGCGCGCGCTCGACCCCGACCAGGTGGTCGCGGAGGTGCTGGAGCAGGCGGAGGGCTTCAAGCACCGCATCGCCGACACCCGCCTGCAGCTCAACGAGGCGCTGGAGCGCGGCGAGACGGTGCTGCTGGAGGGCAGCCAGGGCACCCTCCTCGACGTCGACCACGGCACCTACCCCTACGTCACCTCCTCCAACCCCACCGCCGGCGGCGCGTCGGTCGGCTCGGGCATCGGCCCCACCCGCATCACCACGGTGCTGGGCATCCTCAAGGCGTACACCACCCGCGTCGGCTCCGGTCCGTTCCCCACCGAGCTGCACGACGAGATGGGCGAGTTCCTCAGCAAGAAGGGCGGCGAGGTGGGGGTCACCACCGGCCGCGCCCGCCGCTGCGGCTGGTTCGACGCCGTCATCGGCCGCTACGCCACCCGCGTCAACGGCATCACCGACTACTTCCTCACCAAGCTCGACGTGCTGTCGGGCCTGGAGACGGTGCCGATCTGCGTGGCCTACGAGGTGGACGGGGTGCGGGTGGAGGACATGCCGATGACCCAGTCGGACGTGCACCACGCCGTGCCGGTCTACGAGGAGATGCCGGGCTGGTTCGAGGACATCAGCGGTGCCCGCACCTTCGAGGAGCTGCCCGCCAACGCCCAGGCCTACGTGCTGCGCATCGAGGAGCTGTGCGGCGCCCGGGTGTCGTGCATCGGGGTCGGTCCCGGCCGGGACGAGACCATCGTCCGGCACGACGTGCTCGCTGGCTGA